DNA sequence from the Arthrobacter crystallopoietes genome:
AAGTGGATTGCCAAACCGCCATCGTTAGATTTGGCCGGTGAACTCATGACGCTGAGCAATGTGACGCCGACTATTCGAGGGAATTTGTCTACAAACGGCCGTCCGGGCTTGGACTCGCCGTAGCGGACCGGACTTCCTTCGGCAGGGATCGGTCAAAGAAGCGCTTGTGAGGGCGGGCATTGATTCCCGCCAGATTGGCATGTGAAGAGGATGTGGCCGGCGGCCATGCCGTAAGTCCTGATCGGAAGGTTCGTTGCTGTCAGTTGCGTGCGGCCGTGCGCAAGAGCCGAGCGACCTCCGGGGTCATGGAGTAGCGCTCACCGTCCCAACCCCAGATGTAGTGCCAAGAGGTGCCCCTAGGGGTGGTGTACATCGGAAGGCCGGCGCGACGGATTGCTTTCCCCACGCCACCGAGAATGCCTGCGATGCCCGACGTGCCTTTCGGGTGCGACATCGCCTTGGCGATCTCGTCTGGAAGGAAGTGCACGGTCTCATCGCCAGTCGCTCGTATCATGTGAAGGAGAACTGAGTGTCCCGGCAGTGAGATCTCATCCCATAAGGTCGCGGCGATTGCTGGAGCTTCGTCGGTCTGAACCCAAGAGGGGACGGTCCCCGACGGCAGCACGGTGGGTGCATCGGGATTAGGTACGTTAGCCACGAATTCTCCAAAACGGATGTAAAAGTCCTCAACCCGGTGGTCGGGGACGTGGACGGTAATAGGAATAATCACGCGAACTCCAAGATAGGTTGCAACACAGGTTGGTGCTCCCAGTCTGGGTTATGGAAACTCCAACGTCAAGAGGGGTTGCAACCGGGCTTGGAGTAGGCCGCGTTTACAGAAACGCCATAGGGCGAATCTCAACAAAGGATCGTTTATCAGGATGCGGCGGACCACTAGCCAGCTGACGGGCTCATCTTGAAATCGAAGATTTTGTCGGTCTCATCAACATGTCTTACATCTATTTTCTTGGAAACCACAGATCGGAACCTTTGATGGGATGACTATGACCGCGAGTTGGCCACATTTCCCAGGTAGCCGACCAGTGGATGCAGCTCCGGTGAAACCGACATGGCCAAACAGGTCTGCCAGGTGATGGCGTGTACGGCCACACTGTAGCCATGGAACACCGAACAGTAGGCGTTCGCGCAGCAGGAGGCATCGGGAAAAACTATTTGGTCCTAACGTCCGTCGCACGATTCGAAGAGCGGGACGAGGCGTCTGTGAAGTGCTCGCGTTCCCGGCGGGCGTGGTTGTCCTGCCGATGTCATGGGTTCCGGTACGTAAGCAGTTAGGCCGTCCTCGCGTTGTGTACGTGGACAAGCAGCGCGACCGCGAACTGCCGGGCATCCAATGTCTTCGCCGCCCGCTTGGCGGGTGTCTCCAGAATCTGTTTTAGTTCGGCATCATAGGGAGAGATAAGCAGGAGCCCTGTGGTAGCGGGCTTCGTGGTTATCTCTGCGGCTTGGAGTTGTTCCCAGTTGACGTCCCCGGTTTCAACAACGCGCTCGGCTACTTCTTCAAGTTTCCGGGCGATAATCTGCTGGCCGGTGCGTTTTCGCAGCAGCCATTGGCCTCCGAACCTCGACAGGATGATGCGTTTGCCGGCGGCCCGTTGCAGCAGGTCGGTTACCTCGGCGGTGAGGCCGTTCAGATTCGCATAGGCGGTTAGGCGGGAGACGACTGTTCCGCCTGGGCACGCTCCGCACATGGTTTTCTCCTGCTCCGCGAGCTGAATGTCGATACTGCCCGGACAGTGAGACTGGCCGGGGTGAAGCACCTTAGCCGCGGAGGTTGCAAGCGGCAGGGACGGGTCTCCGGCCAGCGTCCAGTTTTAGCGGGGGTTGCGCTTGAGGAAGTCGCGTGCGATGTCTTCCATGGAGGTGAACCGGACGCCGTCGTGGCCCTGAATGTGGTCGAAGAGCCGCTCGAGCATGAGCAGGTTCTGTGGTCGTCCGCTGACGTCCGGGTGGATGGTGATGGGGAAGACGGCGTAGTCCATTTCGCGGTAGACCCAGTCGAACTGGTCTTTCCAAAGCTGTTCGATATCGCGCGGGCTGACGAAGCCGTGGCTGTTCGGGCTGCCCTTGATAAACATCATCGGAGGCAGATCATCCAGGTACCAGTTGGCAGGGATCTCGACGAGTTCTGTTTCCTGGCCGCGGATGAGCGGTTTCATCCATTCCTGCGCTGACTCGGCCTCGTAGTTGATTTTGGTCCAGTTGTCGCCGACGCGCACGTAGTAGGGCGTGAAATCGTTGTGCATCAGGGAGTGGTCATAGAGGAATCCGCGTTCGAGCAGGATCTCATTGGTTACCGGGGAGAATTCCCACCATGGCGCAACGTAACCGACCGGTTTCTTGCCCGTGCGGGAGACGAACAGGTCGATGCAGTGGTCCAAAACCTCCGTTTCCTGCTTGCGGGTCATCGCGATCGGGTTCTCATGACTGTATCCATGGACGCCGACTTCGTGGCCGGCAGCGACGGTGGCCTCAAACTGCTGGGGGAACGTCTCGATGGAATGTCCCGGCCAGAACCACGTGACGGGAATTTGCCGGTCGGTGGCGAGTTTCAGCAGGCGGGGAACACCGACTTCGCCGGCGAACAGGCCGCGGGAGATATCGCCCGGGGAATCCTCACCCCCGTAGGAGCCCAGCCAGCCGCCGACAGCGTCGACGTCGATACCGACCGATACGTAAATCTCCTTGGACACAGTTCCTCCTGTAGGGATGACGGGTTAGCAGTAGCGGGAAAAAGCATGGGGAAAGTCGTTCATGGGCGTTCCGTGGGACAGCAGCAGGGCCGCCAGCATGCGGGACTGGAACGGGTTCAGGTCACCGGAGGGGACCGCACCGGCTGCGACCAGATCGGTGCCCCCGCCGTTGCCGTAGGTGGGTACCACCGGGCCCCACGGAGTGCGGGTGCTCAGCACGACCGGACAGCCGGTGCGCACGGCGGATCCGATGGCGTCGGCGAAGCCGGGTCCGGCGTTTCCGACCCCGGACCCGGCCAGGACGATGGCATGGGCCCCGGAGGCGACGGCAAAGTCGAACAGGTCCGTTGTTGCCCCGGGATAGACGGTAATGATCTCCACCCGGGTCGTATCAAACGCCGTGGTAGGCAGCGGTAGGGCCGGGTGCCTGACCGGCAGGCCGGTCACGACGAGTTCCTTCCCGACCATATGCGCTACCTTGCAGCCGCCGGAGAACGGGTTCGCCGCAGTGGTGTGGGCCTTGCGTGCGCCGCGGGCCGAGCGGACGGAACCGCTGAAGGAGATCAGCGCCCCCGATCCGCGCAGCTGCCGGCACCCGGCCGCCAGTACGGCTTCTTCCAGGTTGCGAGGCCCGTCCGGATTCAAGCTGTCGGCGGTGTTTTGGGCCCCGGTCATCACCACGGTCTTGGGTGAACCGTGAACCAGTTCGAGGAGGAAGGCGGTCTCTTCCATCGTGTCCGTGCCATGGGTGATGACCACGCCGTCAACCTGCTCATCGTCCGAGGCCTTATGGACGAACTCGGCGATCGTGCGCAGATCACCCAGTCCCAGCCGGTAACTGCCGGTCGTCAGGATGTCCTGGGAGTCGACGGTGTGCTCGCCGGATAATCCCCGGAGCAGATCCTCGGCACTGTCGGAGGCAACAGCACCGGTACCGCTGCCCTTCCTGGAAGCGATCGTGCCGCCTGTCCCAAAAATCCGAATGTGAGCCAAACGCCTGCAACTCCCTAACGTCTTTGTATGAAAAGTCGGCCAACAGTTGGACAAACGCAGCCTGCAATCGTTTGCGTAGCCTTCTTGAAAGATAGTATGGCGCACGGATGTGAGGCGCAACACTTTTTTGAAGAAGGCTGATACCGCTGGAAAGAGTCACACCGGAAATAATTTCCGCTGGGTTTCCACAAAATAAGCGGTTGTTGCTGGAGATGACGCCGAGAGCCCGCAAGGACTTGGAGCTCAGCCGATTAGTCTGTTCCGTGCTGACAGAACCGCGACGATGCATAGGACAAGCATGGATCCCGCGGTCGCTGCCAGAGGCAGTGTCCAGCCTCCACTGAGGTCGTGAAGGGCACCGAAGGCAACGGGACCGGCTGCTGCGATGGCATAACCGATGGATTGTGCCATTCCGGAAAGCGCCGCGGCCTGTGTATGGTGCACCGTGCGCAGGCTGAATAGCGACAAGGCGATAACGATGAGGCTGCCGCAGCCAAGCGCAGCCACGACGCACCAGAGCAAGGACACTTCAGGGGCCACCGCCAGCCCAACATACGCGCCGACCGCGAACACACTGGTGATCAGGGCAAGTGGCCGCTGGTCGGTGAATCGGTGCAGCAGTGCGCCGGCGCCAAGACTGGCCAGCGTCCCCGTGGAGAGGAACACCGAAATATGCATGCCGGAAGCAACCTGTGAAATGCCATGGTCCTGTTCAATGCTGGGCAGCCAGGCCATGAGGATGAAGAACGCCATGGACTGCAGGCCCATGAAGACGGTGACCTGCCAGCCCAACGCCGACTTCCAGGGTGAACGGTAGGTCGGGGACGGGCCGTCGGCAGCCGGTCCTGCACTGGAGACGTGGCGGCGGATCCGGGGCAAAAGGACGGCCAGGGCAACCAACGCCAAGCCGGCCCAAATCCCCAGGGCCAGTCTCCAGCCCGAGTTTGTGGCGTGCGCGATTGGCACGACGAGTGCAGCGCCCCCAGCCGAGACGGCGCCCTGGGCTGCGGTATAGATTCCCGTCACCTGGCTGACCCGCGTGGGGACGTCCCGTTTGACCAGGGAAGGCAGCAGGACATTCAGGAACGCGATCGCAGCCCCCAGGAGAGCGGTTCCGACCCAGATGGCGCCTTCCACCGGGGCTGACCTGGCAAGAACGCCAAGCATGAGCAGCAACAGTGAGACCCACAGAGCACGGTCCAGACCCAGCCGAAACGCCAATCCCGGGGCTACGGGAGAGAAGACAGCAAAGGCGATAAGCGGCAGCCCGGTCAACAGTCCGGCGGTGCTGTTGGACCAGCCCTGGTCGCTGCTGATCTCCACCAGCAAAGGACCGACGCTGACAAAAGCTACACGCAGGTTCACCGCTATGACCATGATGCCCACGAACGCGAGCCCGAAGCGCACAGTACGTTCTGTCTTCACTCCGTCAACAACCGACATTTAGTCCTGATCCTCAAAGCGACGCAAACCCACCGTATAGCCTTGCCGGCCCCTTGGCATGCGGAAAAGCACCAACCACGCCAGTGTTGCATCCGCGAGACGGGAATGGGTCTGTATGACAAGCCTCATGTTAATTGCCGGGGGCTTGTGCTCGACCCGCTCAGGGCCCGGCTATTCCCCTAACCGTCGGCGACGAGGGCTCCCTGAACCAGCTCCCAGGAGAGTTCTGTCAGCAAATCGACTCCTGCTGTCATATCTTCATCGGTGGTGAATTCACGTTCGCAGTGGGAAACTCCGTCGACTGACGGGATGAAAACCATTACTGACGGCACGATACGGTTCAGGGCGACCGAATCGTGGCCGGCCATGGTCTGCATGCGCCGAACACCCAGGCCCAGGTTCGCCGCCAGTTTTTCGGTGAGCTCGACACCGGATTCCGGGTAGTACTGGTTCTCGCGGATATCGAAGTCGCGGACGTTGATCTCTACTTGGTGTTCGTCCGAGAGGTCGTTGAGCTGCTTGAGCAGGGACGACCGTGCGGCTTTTACTATTTCCGGTGAATTGGAGCGAAGGTCAGCTACCAGCTGCACTCTCCTCGGGACAACTATGGGCGAGTTGGGTTCCAGGGTCATCCGGCCAACCGAGGAGACTATGGCCTCGGGCTCAAAATCGTCCACCACGTCGTGCACCATCAGTATGACTCTGGACGCGGTGACGAGCGCGTCGCGTCGATCGGCCATCGCTGTAGCACCGGTGTGTGACTGTTCACCGAGGATTTCGATATCGAGTTTCTGGGTATACCAGGAAGAATCGACCGCCCCGATTTGCAGTCCTTCCCGCTCCAGGATGCGGCCCTGTTCGATGTGGATTTCGGCATAGCTTGCTGCTTCCGGCGCGGTGTCGCTGCCCAGATAGCCGATGCTGCCGAGGGCTTCTGCGACGGTCGTTCCCCCAAGGTCCCGTACCTGCAGCATCTCCCCGCGGTCCATGATTCCGGCGTAGACGCTGCTTCCCATGATGGAAGGGGCGAACCGGCCGCCTTCTTCGTTGAACCAGTTGACGACGGCCAGGTTGAACATCGGCAGTTCCCCGCCGTTGTCCACGCGTTTCACCAGCCGTTCTGCCGCGTGCAACGCCGCGAGGACGCCGTAGGCTCCGTCGAAGCGGCCGCCGAGCGGCTGGCTGTCGAGGTGGGAACCGACGACGACGTACTTGGCGTCCTTGCGCCAGGTTATGAGCGCGAATTGATTGCCGATGGCATCGACCCGGGTTTCCCACCCCCGCTCGGTGGCGAACGTACGAAACCAATCCCTGGTGCGGCGGTCCTCAGGCGTGGCTGCCTGCCGGTCTACTCCATGATTGAGGGTGGCGCCGATGCTGGCGACATGGTGAAAATCTTTGAGGAAATTTTCGGCGTTCACGTTGATTCTCTCCTGTGATGGACCGTAGCTAGGCGTTAACTTTTAGTTCCGTGGCGGGCACGTAGATCTGCTCGAGCAGTGGGTCAAGACCTGGCGATTTTTTGGCGGGAGGCCGGTCGTAGCTGTTGATTTTGCTGGTCGTGATCCCGTATTTGACGCATGATTCGGCGAGGGGCACAGCGCATGCCACCCCGTCAAGAACAGGAACTCCCAGCTCCTCCTGCAACCGTTTGTCGAGTGGGCCCATGCCGGCGCAGCCCAGGGCGATGGCTTCGGCTCCGTCTTCGCTGATGGCCTTTAACGCCTCAGCAGCGATGAGTGTTGCGGCCCGTTCGAGGTCGGCATCGATGTCCAGTACACCCAGATCCACGCCGCGGACCGAAGCGCATCGCGATGACAGTCCTGCGGCGTCGATGACGTTTTCGACGTGGCGGACGCCGCGGCGAAGCACGGTCACGACGGAAAATTTCGGGGCGACCAGGCTGGCCATGTGGGCGGAGGCTTCTGCGATGCCGATAACAGGAACGTCCAGGACTTCCCGGAGCGCCTCGAGTGCCGGGTCGTAGTAGCAGGCGATGACCAGGGCATCATAGGGTTCCGGATATGTCGTTGCGGCTTCTATGAGCCTGTAGCCGGCGACGATGTCCTCCGCGTGGCTTTCAATTGAGGCAGGAGCCATCTCCGGGGAGATGGTTGAGATTATTGTGTCTGGACCGGCCATGCTCTTGGCCATGCGGTCGATGTTCTGCGTCATGGCTTGGTTCGAGTTGGGGTTGATGACAAGAATTCGCATCGTGGGTATCCTTCGCCTGATGAGGCCGGTTCGGGCGGCAGGTGTCGAGTTGGACCGTCCTCGACACCTGCCCGCTTGACGTAGGGAACAGAGGTTTAGTCGAGCGTTTGTACAGCTTCAGCCGAAACGCTTTCGCTGGAGCGGGAGTAGTCCGGACCGGACTTCACAATGTCTTTGCGGGAGATGAAGTAGTACAAACCGGCACCGACCAGGACACCTACCGGCCAGGCCAGGGGCGCCCAGCTTGCGAAAGCCGGAATAACCGACATGACGATCGTGAACAGGCCCGCCACCGCCAGGGCCCCTACAGCTTTGGGGTTGTATCCCTTCTTGTAGTAGTAAAGCCCTGACGGTTCGGCATTGAAAAGTTCATCGGTCTGGATCCGGCACTTCTTGACCAGGTAGTAATCGGTCATGATCACACCGAAGAGCGGTCCCATCAAAGCGCCCACTCCACCAACGAACTGGTTGACGATCACCGGGTTCGCGAACAGGTTCCACGGGGTTATAACGACGGCCAGCACCGCGACGAGCACGCCGGCGCTGCGGAACGTGAACACCTTGGGCCACACGTTGATGAGGTCGTAAACGGGGGAGACGAAGTTCAAAATGATGTTGATGCCCGCGGTCGCCAGGCCCACGGCAATGATCGCGATGAGAAGCAGCGTGATGCTGTCGATGTCAGCCAGCAGCGCGATGGGATCATGGATCGCCTCTCCGTAGACTTTCACGGATGCAAGCGCAATGACGACGGAGATGATGCCGAAGGCGATGGCATTAATCAGGAGGCCGAGCGCGTTCCCCTTCCTCACGGATGCTTCAGACGGGGCGTTGCGGGTGAAGTCGGCGAAGTTCAGCGACGGGCCGGCGAAGTATGCCACGATGATGAAGATGGCCGAGGCGAAGCTGATGGTTTGCGCGCCTGCGCTTCCCAACTGCGCCATTGAATAGGTGAAGTCGATGCTCCAGTCAGCCCTGGACAGCACCCAGATCGCCAGGGCGAGCATTGCGACCCAGATCGTGGGCCCGGCGAAGTCGGAGAGCCGGCGTACTGCTTCCATACCGCCCAAAAGCACAAGGAGCTGGATGAGCGAGAGCCCCAGGAAGCAAATCCAGCCCAGTGCAGACAGGCCCAGGAAGCTGACTGCCTCAAGACCGGCCGCTCCTGGCACTATCTTGATGGCCAGGAGCATGACGACTGCCGACGCAAGGTAGGTCTGGATTCCGTACCAGGCGATGGCGACCACGGCCCGGAGCAGTGCCGGGATGTTTGCCCCGTAGACTCCGAAGGAGGCACGGGCGAAAACGGGGAACGGCACCTTGACGCGCTGGCCCGCGACGCCGCTGAGGTTGTTGACGAAGTACAGGATGACGATGCCGATGGAGAAGGCCAGGATAACCTGCCAGCCCATCAGCCCCAGGGCGAAGAGCCCGATGGCTACGGTGTAGCCGCCCAGGCTGTGCCAGGCGGACATCCACCAGTTGAACAGGTTGACGGTTTTCCATGTCCCGGAGGCGGATTCGGGGGACAGTTCTTTGTTATAGAGCGGAGAGGCTTTTTGCTGTGAAACAGACATTTAGCGTTCCTTTAGTGAGCGGTCTCCATTGACCGGTAAATAGTTGTTGAGGTTGCGATACCTGCAGCGCAGTATCTATCGCTTGATGAATTCGCCGCGTCCGCTTGCACCGACATAGTCGCCTTTGACGCTGATCAAATCGCCGCGCGAGAAGACCTGGTCGATGGAGCAACGGATTTTGAAGCCTTCGAACAGGGTGTAGTCCATGTTCTGCTTTTGGGTGTCGGCGCTGATGAGGGTTGTTCCGTTGGGGTCGACCACGATAATGTCTGCATCGGAGCCCGGCGCTATTGTTCCCTTTTTGGGGTACATGTCGAATTGCTTGGCCGGGTTCTCGGCGGTCACCTCGACGAATTTCTCGATCGTCATTTTTCCTTCCGCGACACCGGTCTCGTACATTACGAGCATCCGGTGCTCCACGCCGGGTCCGCCGTTGGGGATCTGCCGGAAGTCGTCCGCCCCCATCCGCTGCTTTTCCTCAAAGCAGAACGGGCAGTGGTCCGAACTGACGACACTGAGCGCACCGGTGTTAATGCCTCTCCACAACGCGTCCTGGTGTTCCTGGGTACGCAGCGGTGGCGTGAGGACGGCTTTGGCCGGCTCGAAACCGGGCTGGTCGTAGATGTCCCGGCTCAGCGACAGGTAGTGCGTGCAGGTTTCGGCGCTGATGGGCCATCCTGTCATCTGCGCGGCAGCTACTTCCTCGACGGCCCCCTGGGTGGAAAGATGCACGAAATACAGCGGTACCTCGGCCATCCGGGAGATCTTGATGGCCCGGCTGACTGCTTCGACTTCCGATGCCGGCGGGCGTGCGATCTCGTGGGTCCCGGGGCCGGTTTTTCCCTGGGCGTAGAGGTCGGCGGCGATCCTGTCGATGACGTCGCCGTTCTCCGCGTGGACGCACAGTTTCGCACCGCTGGAACCGACTCCCTTCAGGATGTCGAACAGTTCGCCGTCATTGATCATCAGA
Encoded proteins:
- a CDS encoding asparaginase, yielding MAHIRIFGTGGTIASRKGSGTGAVASDSAEDLLRGLSGEHTVDSQDILTTGSYRLGLGDLRTIAEFVHKASDDEQVDGVVITHGTDTMEETAFLLELVHGSPKTVVMTGAQNTADSLNPDGPRNLEEAVLAAGCRQLRGSGALISFSGSVRSARGARKAHTTAANPFSGGCKVAHMVGKELVVTGLPVRHPALPLPTTAFDTTRVEIITVYPGATTDLFDFAVASGAHAIVLAGSGVGNAGPGFADAIGSAVRTGCPVVLSTRTPWGPVVPTYGNGGGTDLVAAGAVPSGDLNPFQSRMLAALLLSHGTPMNDFPHAFSRYC
- the hydA gene encoding dihydropyrimidinase: MDAKLLVGGTIVSSTGKVRADVLIENGKVAAVGMLDAATPDAVERVDCDGKYVMPGGIDVHTHIDSPLMGTTTADDFVSGTIAAATGGTTTIVDFGQQLAGKNLLESADAHHKKAQGKSVIDYGFHMCVTDLYENFDSHMAELTQDGISSFKVFMAYRGSLMINDGELFDILKGVGSSGAKLCVHAENGDVIDRIAADLYAQGKTGPGTHEIARPPASEVEAVSRAIKISRMAEVPLYFVHLSTQGAVEEVAAAQMTGWPISAETCTHYLSLSRDIYDQPGFEPAKAVLTPPLRTQEHQDALWRGINTGALSVVSSDHCPFCFEEKQRMGADDFRQIPNGGPGVEHRMLVMYETGVAEGKMTIEKFVEVTAENPAKQFDMYPKKGTIAPGSDADIIVVDPNGTTLISADTQKQNMDYTLFEGFKIRCSIDQVFSRGDLISVKGDYVGASGRGEFIKR
- a CDS encoding aspartate/glutamate racemase family protein — encoded protein: MRILVINPNSNQAMTQNIDRMAKSMAGPDTIISTISPEMAPASIESHAEDIVAGYRLIEAATTYPEPYDALVIACYYDPALEALREVLDVPVIGIAEASAHMASLVAPKFSVVTVLRRGVRHVENVIDAAGLSSRCASVRGVDLGVLDIDADLERAATLIAAEALKAISEDGAEAIALGCAGMGPLDKRLQEELGVPVLDGVACAVPLAESCVKYGITTSKINSYDRPPAKKSPGLDPLLEQIYVPATELKVNA
- a CDS encoding MFS transporter, which produces MSVVDGVKTERTVRFGLAFVGIMVIAVNLRVAFVSVGPLLVEISSDQGWSNSTAGLLTGLPLIAFAVFSPVAPGLAFRLGLDRALWVSLLLLMLGVLARSAPVEGAIWVGTALLGAAIAFLNVLLPSLVKRDVPTRVSQVTGIYTAAQGAVSAGGAALVVPIAHATNSGWRLALGIWAGLALVALAVLLPRIRRHVSSAGPAADGPSPTYRSPWKSALGWQVTVFMGLQSMAFFILMAWLPSIEQDHGISQVASGMHISVFLSTGTLASLGAGALLHRFTDQRPLALITSVFAVGAYVGLAVAPEVSLLWCVVAALGCGSLIVIALSLFSLRTVHHTQAAALSGMAQSIGYAIAAAGPVAFGALHDLSGGWTLPLAATAGSMLVLCIVAVLSARNRLIG
- a CDS encoding NCS1 family nucleobase:cation symporter-1; its protein translation is MSVSQQKASPLYNKELSPESASGTWKTVNLFNWWMSAWHSLGGYTVAIGLFALGLMGWQVILAFSIGIVILYFVNNLSGVAGQRVKVPFPVFARASFGVYGANIPALLRAVVAIAWYGIQTYLASAVVMLLAIKIVPGAAGLEAVSFLGLSALGWICFLGLSLIQLLVLLGGMEAVRRLSDFAGPTIWVAMLALAIWVLSRADWSIDFTYSMAQLGSAGAQTISFASAIFIIVAYFAGPSLNFADFTRNAPSEASVRKGNALGLLINAIAFGIISVVIALASVKVYGEAIHDPIALLADIDSITLLLIAIIAVGLATAGINIILNFVSPVYDLINVWPKVFTFRSAGVLVAVLAVVITPWNLFANPVIVNQFVGGVGALMGPLFGVIMTDYYLVKKCRIQTDELFNAEPSGLYYYKKGYNPKAVGALAVAGLFTIVMSVIPAFASWAPLAWPVGVLVGAGLYYFISRKDIVKSGPDYSRSSESVSAEAVQTLD
- a CDS encoding M20 family metallo-hydrolase, with translation MNAENFLKDFHHVASIGATLNHGVDRQAATPEDRRTRDWFRTFATERGWETRVDAIGNQFALITWRKDAKYVVVGSHLDSQPLGGRFDGAYGVLAALHAAERLVKRVDNGGELPMFNLAVVNWFNEEGGRFAPSIMGSSVYAGIMDRGEMLQVRDLGGTTVAEALGSIGYLGSDTAPEAASYAEIHIEQGRILEREGLQIGAVDSSWYTQKLDIEILGEQSHTGATAMADRRDALVTASRVILMVHDVVDDFEPEAIVSSVGRMTLEPNSPIVVPRRVQLVADLRSNSPEIVKAARSSLLKQLNDLSDEHQVEINVRDFDIRENQYYPESGVELTEKLAANLGLGVRRMQTMAGHDSVALNRIVPSVMVFIPSVDGVSHCEREFTTDEDMTAGVDLLTELSWELVQGALVADG
- a CDS encoding polysaccharide deacetylase family protein; protein product: MSKEIYVSVGIDVDAVGGWLGSYGGEDSPGDISRGLFAGEVGVPRLLKLATDRQIPVTWFWPGHSIETFPQQFEATVAAGHEVGVHGYSHENPIAMTRKQETEVLDHCIDLFVSRTGKKPVGYVAPWWEFSPVTNEILLERGFLYDHSLMHNDFTPYYVRVGDNWTKINYEAESAQEWMKPLIRGQETELVEIPANWYLDDLPPMMFIKGSPNSHGFVSPRDIEQLWKDQFDWVYREMDYAVFPITIHPDVSGRPQNLLMLERLFDHIQGHDGVRFTSMEDIARDFLKRNPR